From the genome of bacterium:
TGGGTGCTTCTTTGCCTTCATGCACATAGCCACAGTTTCTGCATTTCCATCTGACTACTGTATCTTTCTTGAATACTTTGCCTTCTTTTATATTTTTGAGTAGTTTTCTGTAGCGGGCTTCATGATGCGCTTCAACTTCCGCAATTTCTTTGAAAATAGTTGCTATCTCTCCAAATCCTTCTTCTCTTGCAGTGTTCTCAAAATCCTTGTATATAGCCGACCATTCCATTTTTTCGCCATTAGCCGCTTCTTGAAGATTGGTAACAGTATCTCCTATTATACCCGCAGGATAAGAAGCTGTTATTTCCACATCTCCGCCTTCAAGAAACTGAAAAAACTTCTTTGCATGTTCTTTTTCGTTTTCTGCAGTCTCAAGAAATATCCCGGATATCTGCTCAAATCCTTCTTTCTTTGCCTTACTTGCAAAATAAGTGTATCTATTTCTTGCCTGCGATTCTCCTGCAAATGCCACAAGAAGATTCTTTTCTGTTTTTGTTCCTTTTACATTCTTCATTTTTCTGTTCATCCTTTCTTCTAAAGTATTTCTTACACTCGAATTTTATTTACGACATAAAAGTGTCGGCATTAATAACATACCAGAATCTCTTTTGACGAGGAAGGAATCTCTACTTCCTTTTCTTTGAATTCCTTCCAATCTTTGCCGTCGATTTTTACACTGCGAATATTTTTTTCGACCGGCAGTTTTAATATAAAACCTCCTGAAAATTCTTTCTCTGAGTTTAGATTCAATTTCAAATAGTCGTCTTTCAAATGGCTCTGCAAACTATAACTTACCAACCCGAAAAAAGTGGGTGCATTTT
Proteins encoded in this window:
- a CDS encoding rubrerythrin family protein; the protein is MKNVKGTKTEKNLLVAFAGESQARNRYTYFASKAKKEGFEQISGIFLETAENEKEHAKKFFQFLEGGDVEITASYPAGIIGDTVTNLQEAANGEKMEWSAIYKDFENTAREEGFGEIATIFKEIAEVEAHHEARYRKLLKNIKEGKVFKKDTVVRWKCRNCGYVHEGKEAPKICPACAHPQSYYEVFVENY